A genomic region of Thermodesulfobium narugense DSM 14796 contains the following coding sequences:
- the ahcY gene encoding adenosylhomocysteinase — MNYQIKDIGLADEGAKKVEWAYREMPVLDILRKKYKNSKPFAGKKIAACLHVTTETANLITTFRDAGAQVYLCASNPLSTSDEVAAYLAREGIFVFAQRGEDSKSYWDNIRRCIESEPDLTIDDGADLTVTLHKEYPRLADKVVGGCEETTTGVHRIEALNKEKLLKFPFIAVNNAMTKHFFDNRYGTGQSTLDGIIRATNILFAGKRVVVAGYGWCGKGVSMRAKGMGARVIVTEVEPVRALEAIMDGFDVMPMDEAAKIGDIFITVTGNCNVIRFDHILKMKDGAILANSGHFNVEIEVNKMEEQKVSKRRIRHELDEYTFKDGKKVFLVGEGRLVNLAAAEGHPSSVMDMSFANQFLSSLYLLNNKIEIGVYPVPIEIDREIARLKIESMGMSIDTLSEEQEKYMKSW; from the coding sequence ATGAACTATCAAATTAAAGACATCGGCTTGGCAGATGAGGGTGCAAAAAAGGTTGAGTGGGCATATCGTGAAATGCCAGTTCTTGATATCCTCAGAAAAAAATATAAGAATTCAAAGCCTTTTGCTGGGAAAAAGATTGCTGCATGTTTGCACGTAACAACTGAAACTGCAAATTTAATTACTACTTTTAGAGATGCAGGTGCACAAGTATATTTATGCGCATCGAATCCTCTTAGCACAAGTGACGAAGTAGCAGCTTATCTTGCAAGAGAAGGAATTTTTGTCTTTGCACAAAGAGGTGAAGATTCTAAGAGTTATTGGGATAATATCAGAAGATGTATTGAATCTGAACCAGATCTAACAATTGATGATGGTGCTGATTTAACTGTTACTCTTCATAAAGAATATCCTAGACTTGCAGATAAAGTGGTTGGAGGTTGTGAAGAAACCACCACAGGCGTTCATAGAATTGAAGCCCTTAACAAAGAAAAATTATTAAAATTTCCATTCATAGCTGTGAACAATGCAATGACAAAACACTTCTTTGATAATAGATATGGTACTGGTCAAAGCACTCTGGATGGCATTATTAGGGCTACAAATATATTATTTGCAGGAAAAAGAGTAGTAGTTGCAGGATATGGCTGGTGTGGAAAAGGCGTGAGCATGAGGGCTAAAGGAATGGGTGCAAGGGTAATAGTTACAGAAGTTGAACCGGTAAGGGCTCTTGAGGCAATAATGGACGGTTTTGATGTAATGCCAATGGATGAAGCTGCAAAAATAGGGGATATATTTATTACTGTTACAGGCAATTGCAACGTTATTAGATTTGATCATATTTTAAAGATGAAAGATGGAGCAATATTAGCAAATTCAGGCCACTTTAATGTTGAGATTGAAGTAAATAAGATGGAAGAGCAAAAGGTTTCAAAGAGAAGAATTAGACATGAATTGGATGAGTATACTTTCAAAGATGGGAAAAAGGTGTTTTTGGTTGGAGAAGGAAGGCTTGTAAACCTTGCAGCTGCCGAGGGACATCCCTCAAGCGTAATGGATATGAGCTTTGCAAATCAGTTTTTAAGTTCACTTTATCTGTTAAACAACAAAATAGAAATAGGAGTTTATCCCGTGCCAATAGAAATTGACAGGGAAATAGCCAGATTAAAAATTGAATCAATGGGCATGAGCATAGATACCTTAAGTGAAGAACAGGAAAAATATATGAAATCTTGGTAG
- a CDS encoding YgaP family membrane protein: MKQNEGTVDRIIRFILGLVLIYLGFSMQFNTVGIILTIIGIVLLFTAVTGYCALYSILKISTK, translated from the coding sequence ATGAAACAAAACGAAGGAACAGTAGACAGAATCATAAGGTTCATTTTAGGACTCGTTCTTATTTATCTAGGCTTTTCAATGCAATTTAATACTGTTGGGATAATTTTAACTATTATTGGAATCGTTCTTCTATTTACAGCTGTCACAGGTTATTGTGCACTTTACAGCATTTTAAAAATTTCTACAAAGTGA